Proteins encoded within one genomic window of Methanomassiliicoccales archaeon:
- the folP gene encoding dihydropteroate synthase, translated as MARVRTYATYDEAVSEWRRNGIPEEYIDRKRLFGRTIVFRDDLRIDDAERLVGLVRSAGEDAFLCRKAKVPRVMVSCKPSFFDQVSVNEGDLGTLGRPLAEAFRNFHSDYVQPLRLRRRELRFDRTLVMGILNTTPDSFSDGGKHRSADQAIEHGLGMVDQGADIIDIGGESTRPGAAPVSAEEELARVLPVIKGLAPSVGIPISIDTRHAEVARRAVELGADIVNDVSGLRGTAMISVLKDTGAAAIVMHMRGEPGDMQSNTVYDDVVGDIGTILASKVEEAAGMGVDPSRLAIDPGIGFGKDVKGNLDIIRRLREFRSYGRPILLGVSRKGFIGKIVGGNPDERLTGSLISATAAIMNGANIIRAHDVAETVKAARMADAIRLPNYKG; from the coding sequence ATGGCTAGAGTCCGTACATATGCGACCTATGACGAGGCGGTTTCGGAGTGGCGAAGGAATGGGATTCCGGAAGAATATATCGATCGGAAACGGCTCTTCGGCCGCACCATCGTGTTCCGGGATGACCTCCGCATTGACGACGCCGAGAGGCTGGTGGGATTGGTCAGGTCAGCCGGAGAGGATGCCTTCCTCTGCCGAAAGGCAAAGGTACCGCGGGTAATGGTGTCCTGCAAGCCGTCGTTCTTCGACCAGGTATCGGTCAACGAGGGCGACCTTGGGACTTTGGGCAGACCCCTGGCTGAGGCGTTCCGCAACTTCCATTCAGATTATGTGCAACCCCTGAGGTTACGAAGGAGAGAGCTTCGCTTCGATCGGACCCTGGTCATGGGCATTCTGAACACCACTCCCGATTCCTTCTCGGACGGCGGAAAGCATCGCTCCGCGGATCAGGCGATCGAACACGGGTTGGGGATGGTGGACCAAGGTGCGGACATCATCGACATCGGAGGCGAGTCGACCAGGCCTGGAGCGGCGCCTGTCAGTGCCGAAGAGGAGCTGGCAAGGGTCCTTCCTGTTATCAAGGGACTGGCCCCTTCCGTTGGCATACCGATCTCCATCGACACCAGGCATGCCGAGGTTGCCCGTAGGGCGGTCGAACTGGGAGCGGATATAGTCAACGACGTCTCAGGTCTCCGCGGAACCGCCATGATCTCTGTCCTTAAAGATACCGGAGCGGCGGCCATCGTAATGCACATGCGGGGCGAGCCGGGTGACATGCAATCGAATACTGTCTATGATGATGTCGTTGGCGACATAGGGACAATCCTGGCCTCCAAGGTTGAAGAGGCGGCGGGAATGGGAGTCGACCCTTCCCGCCTTGCGATAGATCCCGGTATCGGTTTCGGCAAGGATGTGAAAGGCAACCTGGACATCATCCGCCGGCTGCGCGAGTTCCGCAGCTATGGCCGTCCCATATTGTTAGGCGTGTCACGAAAGGGATTCATAGGCAAGATCGTGGGAGGAAACCCCGATGAACGCCTCACAGGCTCACTGATCTCCGCCACCGCTGCGATCATGAACGGAGCCAACATCATACGGGCGCACGATGTCGCGGAAACGGTGAAGGCAGCAAGG